The following proteins come from a genomic window of Propionispora vibrioides:
- a CDS encoding heme-degrading domain-containing protein gives MAINEYEQELAILEQEEGEIQFSAFTSEMALTVGMMLYEEVKRRGKAVVIHIARNQQCLFHLAMEGTAIDNADWVRRKSNVVHHFGKSSYHVGTKLRQQGKTLENKYGFALRDYADHGGAFPLIIKDVGPVGTIAVSGLPQKEDHELVVSVLRNYLAELNGVATRV, from the coding sequence ATGGCTATAAACGAGTATGAACAAGAACTGGCCATATTGGAACAGGAGGAAGGGGAGATTCAATTTTCCGCCTTTACTTCCGAGATGGCATTGACCGTAGGAATGATGCTGTACGAAGAGGTAAAACGCCGGGGCAAAGCGGTGGTCATTCACATTGCCCGTAATCAGCAGTGTCTGTTTCATCTGGCGATGGAAGGTACTGCGATTGATAATGCCGACTGGGTACGGCGCAAAAGCAACGTGGTTCACCACTTTGGCAAAAGCTCTTATCATGTGGGAACCAAGCTGCGTCAACAAGGGAAGACACTGGAAAATAAATACGGATTTGCCTTGCGGGACTATGCCGATCATGGCGGGGCGTTTCCCTTGATTATTAAAGATGTCGGCCCGGTAGGAACGATTGCCGTATCCGGGTTGCCGCAAAAGGAAGACCATGAACTGGTGGTTAGCGTTCTAAGAAATTACCTGGCCGAACTGAACGGGGTAGCAACACGAGTATAG
- a CDS encoding acyl-CoA thioesterase, whose amino-acid sequence MQIKPIIIHHMVKGADLNHHDTLFAGRGAEWLVEAGFIAAASLTQPEHTVCLNIHGMIFTRPVKKGSLLKFETRIVYAGRTSLVAYVRVVFSQTDEFVVEGFLTFIHVIDGKPIPHGITIEPATPDEYTLYEKGKHLKEQGHQSTKKIG is encoded by the coding sequence ATGCAAATCAAACCAATCATCATTCATCATATGGTAAAAGGCGCCGATCTGAACCATCATGATACCTTATTTGCCGGCCGGGGCGCCGAATGGCTGGTAGAGGCAGGGTTTATCGCCGCCGCCAGCCTGACCCAGCCGGAACACACCGTCTGCCTGAATATCCACGGCATGATCTTTACCCGGCCGGTAAAAAAGGGCAGTCTGCTGAAATTCGAAACCCGCATCGTCTACGCCGGCCGGACCAGCCTGGTGGCTTATGTACGCGTCGTGTTCAGCCAGACCGATGAATTCGTCGTCGAAGGATTTCTCACCTTCATCCATGTCATCGACGGCAAACCCATTCCGCACGGCATCACCATCGAACCGGCAACTCCCGATGAATATACCCTCTATGAAAAAGGCAAACACCTGAAAGAACAGGGACACCAGAGCACTAAAAAAATCGGCTAA
- a CDS encoding LysR family transcriptional regulator, with translation MEFRQLKYFLTVAEEGQITKAAERLHITQPPLSQQLILLERELGVKLLERNRKQVTLTEAGHVLHKRAEQMLELMRVTTDEIREVAEGVNGKLTIGTITSSGRSILPEHIQEFHKLYPKVSFDLRQGETHSILELLQAGIIELGIVRFPFDFTLYDFIALPEEPMVAVAKPPVFGESRGGSVRLDELRSEALLIHRRHENIILEYCHQMGFEPDILCTSDDITPLLIWARLGLGIAIVPQSSVHIFVGSALCVRQITSPLITTTRAVIWHKKRVLSPVAARFVEMFREPDEKT, from the coding sequence ATGGAATTTCGCCAATTGAAATACTTTCTGACGGTTGCCGAGGAAGGGCAGATCACCAAGGCGGCCGAGCGGCTGCATATTACCCAGCCACCGCTTAGTCAGCAATTAATTTTGCTGGAACGGGAGCTGGGAGTCAAGCTGCTGGAGCGCAACCGTAAACAGGTTACGCTGACCGAGGCCGGCCATGTTTTGCATAAGCGGGCGGAACAGATGCTGGAACTCATGCGGGTTACGACAGACGAAATCAGGGAAGTCGCCGAAGGGGTGAACGGCAAGCTGACTATCGGAACCATCACCTCGTCAGGCCGTTCCATTTTGCCGGAGCATATTCAGGAGTTTCACAAGCTGTATCCCAAAGTGTCCTTTGACTTGCGGCAGGGAGAGACACACAGCATTCTGGAGTTGCTCCAGGCAGGTATTATTGAGTTGGGGATTGTGCGGTTTCCCTTTGATTTTACCCTTTATGATTTTATCGCACTGCCCGAGGAGCCGATGGTGGCGGTGGCCAAGCCGCCGGTCTTTGGTGAAAGCCGTGGTGGCAGTGTGCGACTGGATGAACTGCGGAGCGAGGCACTGCTTATTCATCGCCGCCATGAGAATATTATTTTGGAGTATTGCCATCAGATGGGGTTTGAACCGGATATCCTTTGTACCAGCGACGACATTACGCCACTCCTGATCTGGGCCAGGCTGGGGCTTGGCATTGCCATTGTACCTCAATCGTCGGTACATATCTTTGTCGGTTCGGCGCTGTGTGTCAGGCAGATTACCAGCCCGCTGATTACCACGACCCGGGCGGTTATCTGGCATAAGAAACGGGTTCTCTCGCCGGTGGCCGCCCGCTTTGTCGAGATGTTCCGGGAACCAGACGAGAAAACCTGA